A stretch of Arachis hypogaea cultivar Tifrunner chromosome 15, arahy.Tifrunner.gnm2.J5K5, whole genome shotgun sequence DNA encodes these proteins:
- the LOC112748189 gene encoding AP2-like ethylene-responsive transcription factor ANT isoform X2, whose product MNHASTQMMKTLLDADTFVNLNNQNNIVGVPSHPSSSASVEAVLPPSFCCYYGVEGENVGWYPPLPVLPLKSDGSLFDIEALSRTKQQAPKLEDFFGGQSQECNNAREALPLSYNMFHNPNYLNHVQENINLLQNQQHDVNQQHSSYYSSASRNNNNHHQVMLQGYNMVKEEVPGIHHAMEAKLVVPLEDNRGESLSIGSVAFGDLQSLRLSTSPSSQSSCVTTSQQASHAVMSTTKKRVHDEMVEQNQKQIAHRKSIDTFGQRTSQYRGVTRHRWTGRYEAHLWDNSCKKEGQSRKGRQVYLGGYDMEEKAARAYDLAALKYWGPSTHTNFPLENYQNELVQMKNMTRQEYVAHLRRKSSGFSRGASIYRGVTRHHQHGRWQARIGRVAGNKDLYLGTFSTQEEAAEAYDIAAIKFRGVNAVTNFEIIRYDVEKIMASNDLLSIEQARRKREVIVNNNHKPSTYDEESILMHKSCKNPQIMMINHPPTMALEEESSSKIGTHISNEDKTGLPILYGRPSTTAASTRLLATIPTGWDQPPSHLRPNKLSLPQMPVFAAWTDA is encoded by the exons ATGAATCATGCCTCAACTCAAATGATGAAGACCCTCCTAGATGCTGACACCTTTGTTAACTTGAACAATCAAAATAATATAGTAGGTGTTCCTTCACacccttcttcttctgcttctgtaGAAGCAGTTCTACCACCAAGCTTTTGCTGTTACTATGGAGTTGAAGGTGAAAATGTTGGATGGTATCCACCACTCCCTGTCTTGCCCCTTAAATCCGATGGCTCTCTCTTTGACATAGAAGCTCTCAGCAGAACAAAACAACAAG CACCAAAACTGGAGGATTTCTTTGGTGGGCAAAGCCAAGAATGCAACAACGCCAGAGAAGCACTGCCTCTGAGCTATAACATGTTTCACAATCCAAATTATCTAAATCATGTACAAGAGAATATCAACTTGCTTCAGAACCAGCAGCATGATGTTAACCAGCAACACTCATCATATTATTCTTCTGCATCAAGAAACAACAACAACCATCATCAGGTGATGCTACAAGGATACAATATGGTTAAGGAGGAAGTGCCTGGTATCCACCATGCAATGGAGGCAAAGCTGGTTGTTCCTTTGGAGGATAATAGAGGTGAATCGCTGTCCATTGGATCGGTGGCGTTCGGGGATTTACAGTCACTGAGGTTGTCCACGAGTCCAAGCTCCCAATCAAGTTGTGTCACAACCTCACAACAAGCATCACATGCTGTCATGAGCACTACAAAGAAGAGGGTGCATGATGAAATGGTGGAGCAGAACCAGAAGCAAATTGCTCATAGAAAATCCATTGATACCTTTGGCCAGAGAACATCTCAATATAGAGGTGTTACAAG GCATAGGTGGACTGGTAGATATGAAGCTCATCTATGGGACAATAGTTGCAAGAAAGAGGGTCAGAGTAGGAAAGGAAGGCAAG TTTATCTAG GGGGTTATGATATGGAAGAAAAAGCAGCGAGAGCTTATGATTTGGCTGCACTCAAGTATTGGGGACCCTCCACTCATACAAACTTCCCA TTGGAAAATTATCAAAATGAACTTGTGCAAATGAAGAACATGACTAGGCAGGAATATGTTGCTCATTTACGAAG AAAAAGCAGCGGATTCTCAAGAGGGGCTTCAATCTACAGAGGAGTAACAAG ACACCATCAGCATGGAAGGTGGCAAGCCCGAATTGGAAGAGTGGCTGGAAACAAAGATCTATATCTTGGGACATTCA GTACCCAAGAGGAAGCTGCTGAAGCATACGACATTGCTGCTATAAAATTCCGAGGAGTTAATGCAGTAACTAACTTTGAAATAATCAGATACGATGTGGAAAAAATTATGGCAAGCAATGACCTTCTTAGCATTGAACAAGCTAGGAGAAAAAGAGAGGTCATTGTTAATAATAACCATAAACCATCTACATATGATGAAGAATCGATTCTAATGCACAAGAGCTGCAAAAACCCTCAGATCATGATGATTAATCATCCACCAACAATGGCATTAGAGGAGGAATCAAGTAGTAAGATTGGAACACATATTTCAAATGAAGATAAGACAGGTTTGCCAATTCTCTATGGAAGACCTTCAACAACAGCAGCCTCTACTAGATTACTGGCTACCATTCCAACCGGTTGGGACCAACCACCATCACATCTGAGACCTAATAAGCTTTCCTTGCCTCAGATGCCAGTTTTTGCTGCATGGACAGACGCATAA
- the LOC112748189 gene encoding AP2-like ethylene-responsive transcription factor ANT isoform X1, translating into MNHASTQMMKTLLDADTFVNLNNQNNIVGVPSHPSSSASVEAVLPPSFCCYYGVEGENVGWYPPLPVLPLKSDGSLFDIEALSRTKQQAPKLEDFFGGQSQECNNAREALPLSYNMFHNPNYLNHVQENINLLQNQQHDVNQQHSSYYSSASRNNNNHHQVMLQGYNMVKEEVPGIHHAMEAKLVVPLEDNRGESLSIGSVAFGDLQSLRLSTSPSSQSSCVTTSQQASHAVMSTTKKRVHDEMVEQNQKQIAHRKSIDTFGQRTSQYRGVTRHRWTGRYEAHLWDNSCKKEGQSRKGRQVYLGGYDMEEKAARAYDLAALKYWGPSTHTNFPLENYQNELVQMKNMTRQEYVAHLRRKSSGFSRGASIYRGVTSRHHQHGRWQARIGRVAGNKDLYLGTFSTQEEAAEAYDIAAIKFRGVNAVTNFEIIRYDVEKIMASNDLLSIEQARRKREVIVNNNHKPSTYDEESILMHKSCKNPQIMMINHPPTMALEEESSSKIGTHISNEDKTGLPILYGRPSTTAASTRLLATIPTGWDQPPSHLRPNKLSLPQMPVFAAWTDA; encoded by the exons ATGAATCATGCCTCAACTCAAATGATGAAGACCCTCCTAGATGCTGACACCTTTGTTAACTTGAACAATCAAAATAATATAGTAGGTGTTCCTTCACacccttcttcttctgcttctgtaGAAGCAGTTCTACCACCAAGCTTTTGCTGTTACTATGGAGTTGAAGGTGAAAATGTTGGATGGTATCCACCACTCCCTGTCTTGCCCCTTAAATCCGATGGCTCTCTCTTTGACATAGAAGCTCTCAGCAGAACAAAACAACAAG CACCAAAACTGGAGGATTTCTTTGGTGGGCAAAGCCAAGAATGCAACAACGCCAGAGAAGCACTGCCTCTGAGCTATAACATGTTTCACAATCCAAATTATCTAAATCATGTACAAGAGAATATCAACTTGCTTCAGAACCAGCAGCATGATGTTAACCAGCAACACTCATCATATTATTCTTCTGCATCAAGAAACAACAACAACCATCATCAGGTGATGCTACAAGGATACAATATGGTTAAGGAGGAAGTGCCTGGTATCCACCATGCAATGGAGGCAAAGCTGGTTGTTCCTTTGGAGGATAATAGAGGTGAATCGCTGTCCATTGGATCGGTGGCGTTCGGGGATTTACAGTCACTGAGGTTGTCCACGAGTCCAAGCTCCCAATCAAGTTGTGTCACAACCTCACAACAAGCATCACATGCTGTCATGAGCACTACAAAGAAGAGGGTGCATGATGAAATGGTGGAGCAGAACCAGAAGCAAATTGCTCATAGAAAATCCATTGATACCTTTGGCCAGAGAACATCTCAATATAGAGGTGTTACAAG GCATAGGTGGACTGGTAGATATGAAGCTCATCTATGGGACAATAGTTGCAAGAAAGAGGGTCAGAGTAGGAAAGGAAGGCAAG TTTATCTAG GGGGTTATGATATGGAAGAAAAAGCAGCGAGAGCTTATGATTTGGCTGCACTCAAGTATTGGGGACCCTCCACTCATACAAACTTCCCA TTGGAAAATTATCAAAATGAACTTGTGCAAATGAAGAACATGACTAGGCAGGAATATGTTGCTCATTTACGAAG AAAAAGCAGCGGATTCTCAAGAGGGGCTTCAATCTACAGAGGAGTAACAAG CAGACACCATCAGCATGGAAGGTGGCAAGCCCGAATTGGAAGAGTGGCTGGAAACAAAGATCTATATCTTGGGACATTCA GTACCCAAGAGGAAGCTGCTGAAGCATACGACATTGCTGCTATAAAATTCCGAGGAGTTAATGCAGTAACTAACTTTGAAATAATCAGATACGATGTGGAAAAAATTATGGCAAGCAATGACCTTCTTAGCATTGAACAAGCTAGGAGAAAAAGAGAGGTCATTGTTAATAATAACCATAAACCATCTACATATGATGAAGAATCGATTCTAATGCACAAGAGCTGCAAAAACCCTCAGATCATGATGATTAATCATCCACCAACAATGGCATTAGAGGAGGAATCAAGTAGTAAGATTGGAACACATATTTCAAATGAAGATAAGACAGGTTTGCCAATTCTCTATGGAAGACCTTCAACAACAGCAGCCTCTACTAGATTACTGGCTACCATTCCAACCGGTTGGGACCAACCACCATCACATCTGAGACCTAATAAGCTTTCCTTGCCTCAGATGCCAGTTTTTGCTGCATGGACAGACGCATAA